Proteins encoded together in one Cyanobacterium sp. T60_A2020_053 window:
- a CDS encoding DUF3365 domain-containing protein, whose amino-acid sequence MRLKKNLFSKYHENLKLGQKLTFILLSIFVMGSILCGLVLSNYLNYTSQREITFQAKILMNTMNSVRNYTSLQIQPQLDDRLDQIFLPQTVPAYSATEVFNQFRASPEFGQFYYKEATLNPTNPRDQADDFETQIIEQFKQSNNLKFLQGFRQTSNGETVFYSARPLRVNSSSCLECHSDPSIAPLSMIRKYGQEGGFGWYLDKIVGAQVLSAPASTVIEGARQSFFWIMLIVVGIFGLVLFTVNYWLRKNVISPMYQQIF is encoded by the coding sequence ATGAGACTAAAAAAAAATCTTTTTAGCAAATATCACGAAAATTTAAAACTAGGACAAAAATTAACTTTTATTCTGCTTTCTATTTTCGTTATGGGAAGTATCCTCTGTGGCTTGGTGTTATCGAACTATCTTAATTATACCAGTCAAAGAGAGATTACTTTTCAAGCTAAAATCTTGATGAATACCATGAACTCAGTCAGGAATTATACCAGTTTACAAATACAACCCCAGTTAGATGACCGTTTGGATCAAATTTTTTTACCCCAAACAGTACCAGCTTATTCTGCCACGGAAGTTTTTAATCAATTTCGTGCCAGTCCTGAGTTTGGACAATTTTACTATAAAGAAGCGACCTTAAATCCAACTAATCCTAGAGATCAAGCCGATGATTTTGAGACTCAAATTATTGAACAGTTTAAACAATCAAATAACTTAAAATTTTTACAGGGATTTCGCCAAACATCAAACGGTGAGACAGTATTCTACAGCGCCCGTCCCCTCAGAGTCAATAGTAGTAGTTGTTTAGAATGCCACTCTGACCCCAGTATTGCCCCCCTCAGCATGATCCGTAAATATGGACAAGAGGGAGGATTTGGCTGGTATTTAGACAAAATTGTGGGGGCGCAGGTACTCTCAGCTCCAGCTAGTACAGTGATTGAGGGCGCCCGTCAATCATTTTTTTGGATCATGTTAATTGTAGTTGGTATTTTCGGCTTGGTATTATTCACCGTTAACTATTGGTTAAGAAAAAACGTAATTAGTCCCATGTACCAACAAATATTCTAA
- a CDS encoding metal-binding protein, with protein sequence MSQTPSGRIVWNHSTHLDGLIAILEKLVVYEGIRTITPAVLSRSRSHIPKMKLKVSVPIRGGFKLIARQGKSVQEVFIITDLTQIELEDIISKII encoded by the coding sequence ATGAGTCAAACCCCTTCTGGTCGAATCGTCTGGAATCATTCTACCCATTTGGATGGTTTGATTGCTATTTTAGAAAAATTGGTGGTTTATGAGGGCATCCGTACCATTACCCCGGCGGTTTTAAGTCGCTCTCGTAGTCATATTCCCAAAATGAAATTAAAGGTATCTGTGCCGATTAGGGGGGGGTTTAAGTTGATTGCCCGTCAGGGTAAAAGTGTGCAGGAAGTTTTTATTATTACTGATTTAACTCAGATTGAGTTAGAGGATATTATTAGCAAAATTATTTAA
- a CDS encoding NAD(P)H-quinone oxidoreductase subunit H, whose protein sequence is MPQIETRTEPMVLNMGPHHPSMHGVLRLILTLDGEDVVDCEPVIGYLHRGMEKIAENRTNVMYVPYVSRWDYAAGMFNEAITVNAPEKLADIEVPKRAQYIRVIMLELNRIANHLLWLGPFLADVGAQTPFFYIFREREMIYDLWESASGMRLINNNYFRIGGVAVDLPYGWVDKCEDFCDYFLPKVDEYEKLITNNPIFRKRVEGVGTITKDQAINWSLSGPMLRSCGVKWDLRKVDHYECYDDFDWDVQWETAGDCFARYVIRVREMRESVKIIRQALKGLPGGPYENLEAKRMAEGKKSEWNDFQYQYIAKKVAPTFKIPSGEHYVRLESGKGELGIFIVGNDDVFPWRWKIRAPDFNNLQILPHLLKGVKVADVMAILGSIDVIMGSVDR, encoded by the coding sequence ATGCCACAAATTGAAACAAGAACCGAACCAATGGTTCTCAATATGGGCCCTCACCATCCCTCCATGCACGGCGTATTAAGGTTAATTTTAACCCTAGACGGTGAAGACGTAGTGGATTGCGAGCCCGTGATTGGTTACTTACATCGAGGAATGGAAAAGATTGCCGAAAATCGCACCAACGTCATGTATGTGCCTTACGTCAGTCGCTGGGATTACGCCGCCGGGATGTTTAACGAAGCCATTACCGTTAATGCGCCCGAAAAACTAGCGGATATTGAAGTACCAAAACGCGCCCAATATATTAGGGTGATTATGTTGGAGTTAAACCGCATCGCTAATCATTTACTATGGCTTGGCCCATTTTTGGCGGATGTGGGCGCTCAAACTCCCTTCTTTTATATTTTCCGTGAACGGGAAATGATTTATGATTTATGGGAGTCTGCGTCTGGAATGCGTTTAATTAATAACAATTATTTTCGCATCGGTGGCGTTGCCGTTGATTTACCCTACGGTTGGGTGGATAAATGCGAAGATTTTTGCGATTATTTTTTACCCAAAGTTGACGAATACGAAAAACTCATCACCAATAACCCCATTTTCCGCAAACGGGTGGAAGGTGTCGGCACAATCACCAAAGATCAAGCCATCAACTGGAGCTTATCCGGTCCCATGTTGCGCAGTTGCGGAGTAAAATGGGATTTGCGTAAGGTGGATCATTATGAATGTTATGATGATTTCGATTGGGATGTGCAATGGGAAACCGCTGGAGATTGTTTCGCCCGTTATGTCATTCGGGTTAGAGAAATGCGTGAGTCGGTGAAAATTATTCGTCAGGCTCTTAAAGGCTTACCCGGTGGACCTTACGAAAATCTCGAAGCCAAGCGCATGGCTGAGGGTAAAAAATCAGAATGGAATGATTTTCAATATCAATATATCGCTAAAAAAGTAGCGCCCACCTTTAAAATTCCCTCTGGAGAGCATTATGTGCGTCTCGAAAGCGGTAAAGGGGAGTTGGGAATTTTTATTGTCGGTAATGATGATGTTTTTCCTTGGCGTTGGAAAATCCGCGCCCCTGATTTTAATAATTTACAGATTCTACCTCATCTTCTTAAAGGAGTTAAAGTTGCTGACGTAATGGCAATTCTCGGTAGTATTGATGTCATTATGGGGTCTGTGGATCGTTAA
- a CDS encoding pentapeptide repeat-containing protein: MLKKVIISFILAILMIIATATPAMAQTPVNITYGELDGQDFSDRDLVGSVFAASSMRDVSFRHSDLTNAIMTEGVLFHADLHGVNLTGALIDRVTFDFSDLTDAIFVDAIAIRSRFYDTDITGADFTGAVIDRYQVALMCERASGINTVTGADTRDSLGCD; this comes from the coding sequence ATGTTGAAAAAAGTCATTATTTCGTTTATTTTAGCAATTTTAATGATCATTGCCACTGCCACCCCTGCTATGGCTCAAACTCCTGTTAATATAACCTATGGGGAGTTGGATGGTCAGGATTTTTCCGATCGTGATTTAGTAGGCTCAGTTTTTGCTGCTTCTAGCATGAGGGATGTTTCTTTTCGTCATTCTGATTTAACTAATGCCATTATGACGGAGGGGGTTTTATTTCATGCAGATTTACATGGGGTTAATTTGACGGGCGCTTTAATTGATCGAGTGACTTTTGATTTTTCTGATCTCACTGATGCTATTTTTGTAGATGCTATTGCTATTCGTTCCCGTTTTTATGATACTGATATTACCGGGGCTGATTTTACGGGCGCTGTAATTGATCGTTATCAGGTGGCTTTGATGTGCGAAAGGGCATCTGGTATCAATACGGTGACGGGCGCTGATACTAGGGATAGTTTAGGATGTGATTAG
- a CDS encoding LysR family transcriptional regulator, with protein sequence MAEIPFSLDQLRILKAIAEEGSFKRAADSLYVSQPAISLQIQNLEKQLTVPLFDRGGRKAQLTEAGNLLLAYGEKIITLCQETCRAIEDLQNLQGGTLIVGASQTTGTYLLPRMIGLFHQKYPYVSVQLQVHSTRRTSWAVANGQVDLAIIGGEVPSELKEVLEIIPYAEDELALIIPPNHPLAQQETIAKEDLYHLNYITLDSQSTIRKVIDQVLTRGNIRTNDLKVEMELNSIEAIKNAVLSGLGASFVSVTAIEKELKMGVLHRATIDGVEIRRTLSVIVNSNRYRSKAAEAFIKEILPQFSTENYSQSLDRLSQENNTFLDTQVEISES encoded by the coding sequence ATGGCTGAAATTCCTTTTTCCCTCGATCAATTACGGATTTTAAAAGCAATCGCTGAGGAAGGTAGCTTCAAGCGTGCCGCCGATAGTTTATATGTGTCTCAACCTGCCATTAGTTTACAAATTCAAAACCTTGAAAAACAATTAACCGTGCCTTTATTTGATCGAGGGGGAAGGAAAGCACAACTAACAGAAGCAGGAAACCTTTTACTTGCCTATGGTGAAAAAATTATTACCCTCTGTCAAGAAACCTGTCGGGCTATTGAAGACTTGCAAAACCTTCAGGGTGGGACTCTTATTGTCGGCGCATCTCAAACTACGGGAACATATTTACTACCCAGAATGATTGGTTTATTTCACCAAAAATATCCCTATGTATCGGTACAATTACAAGTACATTCTACCAGAAGGACATCTTGGGCAGTAGCCAATGGACAAGTTGACTTGGCAATTATTGGCGGTGAAGTGCCATCTGAGTTAAAAGAAGTTTTGGAGATAATTCCTTATGCTGAGGATGAATTGGCATTAATTATTCCCCCCAATCATCCTTTGGCACAACAGGAAACCATTGCTAAGGAAGATTTGTACCACTTGAATTATATTACCCTTGACTCTCAATCTACCATCCGTAAGGTGATCGATCAAGTGTTAACGAGGGGTAATATTAGAACGAATGATTTAAAAGTAGAAATGGAATTAAATTCCATTGAAGCCATCAAAAATGCTGTTTTATCTGGTTTAGGGGCTTCTTTCGTCTCGGTGACTGCCATTGAAAAAGAGTTAAAAATGGGAGTTTTGCATCGTGCCACCATTGATGGTGTAGAAATCAGGCGCACTCTATCGGTTATTGTCAATTCTAACCGTTATCGCTCGAAGGCCGCAGAGGCTTTCATTAAGGAAATTTTACCACAGTTTTCTACTGAGAATTATAGTCAATCTTTAGACCGTTTATCTCAAGAAAATAATACTTTTTTAGATACGCAGGTAGAAATTTCTGAAAGTTAA
- a CDS encoding glycosyltransferase family 61 protein, which yields MSDNFRAKLRKAKNQGVNSLKKFLNLPSQSKLYGPSGLATNWLDYNGYSQSDVAWQQVYPTIKCHWNPQKTTNWGRYTYNFTKNLKPEIPPTGVVIIPNGQVMDIQGYTFTKDDQFLVDVSYWRHRLGYANLPKEKYPTEKIKGTCLSLMTNASSNYCHFLLDSLPRLHLFYQAGYTLDDVDYILLHQPISPNAWSIFRQLGINESKCQWAKKNTTFQADTLIATTHPSLNLHHPRWLVDFMTKKIDLKPCQPQRRLYIPRPTGRRKVANEDELLSILTEYGFEIFKPEEEVNQPQVFHEASIIVASHGAALSNLVFCQPGTKVLELMSNGHLREYFFTLCQVAGLEHHYIIGKTTQPISYVGGLCFHDFIINPTFLTKALYFLTK from the coding sequence ATGAGTGACAATTTTCGAGCTAAATTAAGAAAAGCAAAAAATCAAGGGGTTAATTCTTTAAAAAAGTTTTTAAATTTACCTTCTCAGTCTAAGCTGTATGGTCCATCAGGGTTGGCAACAAATTGGCTAGACTATAATGGGTATAGTCAATCAGATGTGGCTTGGCAACAAGTCTATCCCACAATTAAGTGTCACTGGAATCCGCAAAAAACCACGAATTGGGGGCGCTATACCTACAATTTCACCAAAAATTTAAAACCAGAAATTCCTCCCACCGGAGTTGTAATAATTCCTAATGGTCAAGTGATGGATATACAAGGTTATACTTTCACAAAGGATGACCAGTTTTTGGTAGATGTTTCTTATTGGCGACATCGATTAGGCTATGCTAATTTGCCCAAGGAAAAATATCCCACGGAAAAAATTAAGGGTACTTGTTTATCTTTAATGACAAATGCTTCCAGTAATTATTGTCATTTTTTGTTAGATTCTTTACCAAGGCTACATCTTTTTTATCAAGCTGGATATACTCTTGATGATGTGGATTATATTTTGTTACATCAACCCATATCCCCTAACGCTTGGTCTATTTTTAGGCAACTAGGCATTAATGAGAGTAAGTGTCAATGGGCTAAAAAAAATACTACCTTTCAAGCTGATACTTTAATTGCTACTACTCACCCCAGTTTGAATTTACATCATCCTCGTTGGTTAGTAGATTTTATGACCAAAAAAATTGATTTAAAGCCTTGCCAACCTCAACGGCGTTTGTATATTCCACGCCCTACGGGAAGACGAAAAGTTGCTAATGAAGATGAATTGCTATCCATTTTAACTGAGTATGGCTTTGAAATATTTAAACCTGAAGAAGAAGTTAATCAACCGCAAGTATTTCATGAAGCATCAATTATTGTAGCTTCTCATGGTGCTGCGTTGAGTAATTTAGTATTTTGTCAACCGGGTACAAAGGTATTAGAATTAATGTCAAATGGGCATCTCAGGGAATATTTTTTCACTCTTTGTCAAGTAGCTGGATTGGAGCATCATTATATTATTGGTAAAACTACTCAACCGATTAGCTATGTCGGGGGACTATGCTTTCATGATTTTATTATTAATCCTACTTTCTTAACAAAGGCTTTATACTTTTTAACAAAGTAA
- a CDS encoding YvcK family protein — MGHKNKSVSNLYKWVSPGIFVKRWLITSLLGVLLTVLGFAIWVKLTPINRLIELVIDFLNKFTSTVPNYVTGPVAITLGLFLLYWGQHRTFSSIQDAFQLDSQQQLVDVLWDHHRLNRGIKIVALGGGTGLSTMLRGLKEYSSNITAVVTVADDGGSSGVLRRELGALPPGDIRNCIAALANEEKLLTELFQYRFNSGEGLKGHSFGNLFLTAMSDITKDPETGIHASSQVLAIKGRVLPATLDNVTLWAKFADGVLVEGESSIAERGGKIIEFGCKPSSPQALPSVLEAIRQAEFIVMGPGSLYTSVIPNLLVPEIRQAILSSKAPKIYVCNIMTQPGETDNYTVADHIRAIDEVCGAKLFDGVLVQGRPPSPLALRKYADEYSHPVFLDRQEVINLGRRIVISNVMSEDLDTHIIRHNPRLLARALMRWVKRK; from the coding sequence ATGGGTCATAAAAATAAATCCGTTAGTAATTTGTATAAATGGGTATCCCCCGGTATATTCGTTAAACGTTGGCTAATTACTAGCCTGTTGGGGGTATTGCTAACGGTTTTAGGTTTTGCTATCTGGGTTAAATTAACCCCCATTAATCGTTTAATTGAGTTGGTGATTGATTTTTTAAATAAATTTACTTCTACTGTGCCTAATTACGTTACTGGTCCGGTGGCAATTACGTTGGGTTTATTTTTGTTATATTGGGGGCAACATCGTACCTTTAGCTCTATTCAAGACGCTTTTCAGTTGGATAGCCAACAACAGTTAGTGGATGTATTATGGGATCATCATCGTCTTAATCGGGGCATTAAAATTGTTGCTCTTGGGGGTGGTACAGGTTTATCTACTATGTTACGAGGCTTAAAGGAATATAGTTCTAACATTACTGCTGTGGTGACAGTGGCTGATGATGGTGGCTCTTCGGGGGTATTACGGCGAGAGTTAGGCGCCCTCCCCCCCGGCGATATTCGTAACTGTATTGCAGCCTTGGCTAATGAGGAAAAATTATTAACAGAGTTGTTCCAATATCGTTTTAATTCTGGGGAAGGGTTGAAAGGTCATAGTTTTGGTAATTTATTTTTAACTGCCATGAGTGATATTACCAAAGACCCAGAAACGGGAATCCATGCTAGTTCTCAGGTTTTAGCTATTAAGGGGCGAGTTTTACCTGCAACCCTTGATAATGTTACTTTGTGGGCAAAATTTGCAGATGGAGTATTAGTGGAGGGGGAATCAAGTATTGCGGAAAGAGGCGGAAAAATCATTGAGTTTGGTTGTAAGCCTTCCTCTCCTCAAGCGTTGCCTTCGGTGTTGGAGGCGATTCGTCAGGCAGAATTTATTGTCATGGGTCCGGGTAGTCTCTATACCAGTGTTATTCCTAATCTGTTGGTGCCGGAAATTCGTCAAGCTATCTTGAGCAGTAAAGCTCCGAAAATTTATGTTTGTAATATTATGACTCAACCGGGGGAAACTGATAATTATACGGTGGCGGATCATATTCGTGCCATTGATGAGGTGTGTGGTGCTAAATTATTTGATGGGGTGTTGGTGCAAGGGCGCCCTCCTTCTCCCCTAGCATTGCGGAAGTATGCTGATGAATATTCCCACCCTGTGTTTTTGGATCGGCAGGAAGTCATTAATCTGGGGCGCCGTATTGTGATCAGTAATGTGATGAGTGAAGACCTTGATACTCATATTATTCGTCATAATCCCCGTTTACTGGCGCGGGCGCTGATGCGTTGGGTTAAGCGCAAATAA
- the trmB gene encoding tRNA (guanosine(46)-N7)-methyltransferase TrmB, with amino-acid sequence MARIRLRQHVNPLSIQYQRPSPLPDWADIYQDLSLPLYIDIGCARGHFIAQMAQIETQINFLGIEIRRALVTEANQWRDDNNLTNLHYLFANLNHDLKDLLQSLPCEKIKMIMVQFPDPWFKKKHQKRRVIQPEIIDIFAQYLPNECQIFLQSDIKEVAEEMAQRFLSHPRFSPQHPDIWLKQSPFAVKTEREIATENKHQPVYRTLIRVR; translated from the coding sequence TTGGCTAGAATAAGACTGCGTCAACACGTTAACCCATTAAGTATTCAATACCAGCGCCCTTCACCGTTACCAGATTGGGCAGATATTTACCAAGATTTATCTTTACCTTTATATATTGATATTGGTTGCGCTAGAGGGCATTTTATTGCTCAAATGGCACAAATTGAAACGCAAATAAATTTTCTCGGTATTGAAATTCGGCGCGCGCTGGTGACAGAAGCAAATCAATGGCGCGATGACAATAATTTAACTAATTTACATTATTTATTTGCCAATCTTAACCATGACTTAAAAGACTTATTACAGTCATTACCCTGTGAAAAAATAAAAATGATTATGGTACAATTTCCCGATCCTTGGTTTAAGAAAAAACATCAAAAAAGAAGAGTAATTCAACCAGAAATTATCGATATTTTTGCTCAATATTTACCTAATGAATGTCAAATTTTCTTGCAATCAGACATCAAAGAAGTAGCAGAAGAAATGGCACAACGTTTTTTATCACATCCTCGCTTTTCTCCCCAACATCCTGATATTTGGTTAAAACAAAGTCCTTTTGCTGTTAAAACCGAGAGAGAAATCGCCACCGAAAATAAACATCAACCCGTTTATCGCACTTTAATTAGAGTGCGCTGA
- a CDS encoding histidine phosphatase family protein, producing the protein MQPLNMTQNIWLLRHGNRHDFVHPEWFKSAPKRYDPPLSEDGMIQVQSLANKWQNADIKHIFASPFLRTIQTAHPIADKLHLKIKLEAGLGEWHNPDWMTEAPEIHSREELEKKYPLIDWGYASQIVPQYPENESALHTRLAHLALFLTQRYETNLLLVAHSHTVAGIANALLPTPQKFTIPVGSYLHLQQQERRWALV; encoded by the coding sequence ATGCAACCCTTAAATATGACTCAAAATATTTGGCTATTAAGACATGGTAATCGCCATGATTTTGTTCACCCAGAGTGGTTTAAAAGCGCCCCTAAACGTTACGATCCACCCTTGTCTGAGGATGGTATGATACAGGTGCAAAGCCTTGCTAATAAGTGGCAAAACGCCGATATTAAACATATTTTTGCTTCGCCCTTTTTGCGCACCATTCAAACGGCGCACCCCATCGCTGACAAGTTACACCTCAAAATAAAACTAGAAGCTGGTTTAGGGGAATGGCATAACCCGGATTGGATGACTGAAGCCCCAGAAATTCATAGCCGAGAGGAGTTAGAAAAAAAATATCCCCTCATCGATTGGGGTTACGCTAGCCAAATTGTGCCACAATATCCCGAAAATGAAAGCGCCCTCCACACACGCCTAGCGCACCTCGCCCTATTTCTCACCCAACGGTATGAGACTAATTTATTATTAGTTGCCCATAGTCACACAGTGGCAGGAATAGCTAACGCTTTATTACCTACTCCTCAAAAATTTACGATTCCTGTGGGTAGTTATCTTCACCTACAACAACAAGAAAGGCGGTGGGCGCTGGTTTAA
- the clpS gene encoding ATP-dependent Clp protease adapter ClpS: MSLTVLGTTITIPSRSSETVRKSYPNFKVIVLDDDFNTFQHVANCLLTYIPNMTETLAWELTNQVHFEGRALVWAGPLEQAELYHQQLRREGLTMAPLEAS, encoded by the coding sequence ATGAGTTTAACCGTTTTAGGAACAACTATCACTATCCCTTCTCGCTCAAGTGAGACTGTACGCAAATCTTACCCTAATTTTAAGGTCATTGTTTTAGATGATGATTTTAATACTTTTCAGCACGTTGCTAACTGTTTATTAACCTACATTCCTAATATGACGGAAACTCTTGCTTGGGAATTGACTAATCAGGTACATTTTGAGGGGAGGGCGCTGGTGTGGGCTGGTCCTTTGGAACAGGCTGAGTTATATCATCAACAGTTAAGAAGGGAAGGTTTAACTATGGCGCCCTTGGAGGCATCATGA
- a CDS encoding glutathione S-transferase family protein translates to MQKPLTWQELSALHPDFNPDLVNGDTNSQAHLRLFGHQEHEIQVILYRDNHAWCPYCQKIWLWLEEKRIPYRIEKVTMFCYGQKEDWYKRKVPSGMLPAVELKGKLITESDDIIIALEQEFGVLYRGMLDPEVIPLRRLERLLFRAWCNWLCRQARIPFQEKNHQEQFREVALMVESALDSSPSPYFLSEFSTADLVFIPYVERMNASLYYYKGYSLTAEHPKIEQWFRALETRATYRGTQSDFHTHAHDLPPQMGGCWENGTAQAKKNQQQVDQGSWFDIPDVYYPAPDNARQEALYRVIKHKDNIIKVNPANPQVMDLALRSALTYMMTGEMYQPMEGADEALRYLRDRINVPRDMSIHASKYLRTALEDTASLVGAGQGKPIPFNHRRDQDPLNFREHN, encoded by the coding sequence ATGCAAAAACCTTTAACTTGGCAAGAATTAAGCGCCCTTCACCCCGATTTTAACCCCGATTTAGTTAACGGTGATACCAACTCTCAGGCGCACCTCAGACTATTCGGACATCAAGAACATGAAATACAAGTAATCTTATATAGAGATAATCATGCTTGGTGTCCCTATTGTCAAAAAATTTGGTTATGGTTAGAAGAAAAGAGAATCCCTTACCGTATCGAAAAAGTGACCATGTTTTGTTATGGTCAAAAAGAAGATTGGTATAAACGAAAAGTGCCTTCGGGGATGTTACCAGCAGTGGAATTAAAAGGTAAATTAATCACCGAAAGTGATGATATTATTATCGCTCTTGAGCAAGAATTTGGGGTATTATATCGAGGAATGTTAGACCCAGAAGTTATACCCCTAAGACGTTTAGAACGTTTATTATTTCGAGCGTGGTGTAATTGGTTATGTCGTCAAGCGCGCATCCCCTTCCAAGAAAAAAATCATCAAGAGCAATTCCGAGAAGTTGCCTTAATGGTAGAATCTGCCTTAGACTCCTCTCCTTCCCCTTATTTTCTGTCCGAATTTAGTACGGCTGACCTAGTTTTTATTCCCTATGTGGAAAGAATGAACGCTAGTTTATACTACTATAAAGGTTATTCCCTCACCGCAGAACACCCCAAGATTGAGCAATGGTTTCGGGCGCTGGAAACGCGCGCTACCTATCGAGGCACTCAAAGCGATTTTCACACCCATGCCCACGACTTACCCCCTCAAATGGGCGGATGTTGGGAAAATGGCACTGCTCAAGCTAAGAAAAATCAGCAACAAGTGGATCAAGGTTCATGGTTTGACATACCAGACGTTTACTATCCAGCGCCCGACAACGCCCGTCAAGAAGCTCTGTATCGAGTCATCAAACATAAAGATAATATCATCAAAGTTAATCCAGCTAATCCTCAAGTGATGGATTTAGCCCTGCGTAGCGCTTTAACTTATATGATGACTGGGGAGATGTATCAACCGATGGAGGGCGCTGATGAGGCTCTGAGATACCTGAGAGATCGAATTAACGTACCCCGTGATATGTCCATTCACGCTAGTAAATATCTGCGTACTGCTTTAGAAGATACAGCTAGTTTGGTGGGCGCTGGGCAAGGAAAACCCATTCCGTTTAATCATAGACGAGATCAAGACCCTTTAAATTTTCGTGAGCATAATTGA
- a CDS encoding response regulator — MYDQNMGDLVKNAMFQWGDSIPPKVMVVDDQPYSLLHAVDLLIYQGCEVVECDNSLNVLSLALEHDPDVILMDIFMPERDGLTLVQEIKKDSHVNNIPIILMTVTEEPMLWRKAHSAGVVDILLKPLDESVLGNRLLALTQQKRLNERLWQTQRMLFNVAQAVDKRNQQEEEKKVSLTEIMTNFAQFLQLGSCQIEDLIFASYLHDIGMVQIPDHILLKSEPLTAGEKELINQHVLIGEKICQPLYQRPSIMQIIRHHHEKWDGSGYPDHLRGDTIPFLTQVFQIVDIYYALITPKSYKPAYSAGRALDILLDEVRKGWRNPDLVNQFINFLGFETQLSD; from the coding sequence ATGTATGATCAGAATATGGGAGATTTGGTTAAAAATGCCATGTTTCAATGGGGGGATAGTATTCCTCCTAAAGTGATGGTAGTTGATGATCAACCCTATAGCCTGTTACACGCTGTGGATTTATTAATCTATCAGGGTTGTGAAGTGGTAGAATGTGATAATAGTTTAAATGTATTAAGTTTAGCGTTAGAACATGATCCAGATGTGATTTTGATGGATATATTTATGCCGGAAAGAGATGGTTTAACGTTAGTGCAGGAGATCAAAAAAGATAGTCATGTTAATAATATTCCCATTATATTGATGACAGTAACGGAAGAACCGATGCTGTGGCGAAAGGCGCACTCCGCCGGAGTAGTGGATATTCTGTTGAAGCCTTTAGATGAAAGTGTTTTAGGGAATCGGTTACTGGCGCTAACTCAACAAAAAAGGTTAAATGAGCGTCTCTGGCAAACTCAGAGAATGTTATTTAATGTTGCCCAAGCGGTGGATAAACGTAATCAGCAAGAGGAAGAGAAGAAGGTTAGTTTAACCGAAATAATGACTAACTTTGCGCAATTTTTACAATTAGGCAGTTGTCAAATTGAAGATTTGATTTTTGCTAGTTATCTCCATGATATTGGTATGGTGCAGATTCCTGATCATATTTTGTTAAAAAGTGAGCCTTTGACTGCTGGAGAAAAGGAGTTAATAAATCAACACGTTTTAATCGGCGAGAAAATTTGTCAGCCGTTATATCAGCGCCCTTCCATCATGCAAATTATTCGCCATCATCATGAAAAGTGGGATGGTAGTGGTTATCCTGATCATTTGCGAGGTGATACTATTCCTTTTTTAACGCAAGTTTTCCAAATTGTCGATATTTATTATGCTTTAATTACTCCAAAATCCTACAAACCTGCTTATTCTGCGGGGAGGGCGCTGGATATTTTGTTAGACGAAGTAAGAAAAGGATGGCGTAATCCTGATTTAGTGAATCAATTTATCAATTTTTTGGGCTTTGAAACACAGTTAAGTGATTAA